A genomic region of Bernardetia sp. ABR2-2B contains the following coding sequences:
- a CDS encoding exonuclease domain-containing protein, translated as MNLNLKNPLAFFDLEATGIDTINDRIVEISIVKLMPNGEKEVHTHKINPTIPIPEITTKIHGISDEDVKEAPTFKQMAKTFASILKGCDLAGFNIMRFDVPMLVEEFLRAGVDFDISNRKLVDLQRIYHMMEPRTLSAAYKFYCDKELEGAHSAEVDTMACVGILEEQVKRYENQEHKDTFGKVTVPVKNDMEALHQLSFSNRVDLAGRMIYNDKKEAVFAFGKHKDKKIEDVLTKEPSYYDWIMKNNFPLNTKQELTRIKLKMSMLNK; from the coding sequence ATGAATCTCAATCTCAAAAACCCACTAGCTTTCTTTGACTTAGAAGCAACAGGAATAGATACTATCAATGACCGTATTGTAGAAATTTCTATTGTAAAACTAATGCCTAATGGCGAAAAAGAAGTTCATACACACAAAATAAATCCAACGATTCCGATTCCAGAAATTACTACAAAAATACACGGAATTAGTGATGAAGATGTCAAAGAAGCACCCACTTTTAAGCAAATGGCAAAGACGTTTGCAAGTATTCTAAAAGGTTGTGATTTGGCAGGTTTCAATATTATGCGTTTTGATGTTCCGATGCTTGTAGAGGAGTTTTTGAGAGCAGGAGTAGATTTTGATATTTCAAATCGTAAACTAGTCGATTTGCAAAGAATCTATCATATGATGGAACCTCGTACGCTTTCGGCTGCTTACAAGTTTTATTGTGATAAGGAATTAGAAGGAGCGCATAGTGCAGAAGTAGATACGATGGCGTGTGTTGGGATTTTGGAAGAGCAGGTAAAAAGATATGAAAACCAAGAACATAAAGATACTTTTGGAAAAGTTACTGTTCCTGTAAAAAACGATATGGAAGCCTTACATCAATTAAGTTTTTCGAACCGTGTTGATTTGGCTGGGCGCATGATTTATAATGATAAGAAGGAAGCTGTTTTTGCTTTTGGTAAACACAAAGACAAAAAAATTGAAGATGTCTTGACAAAAGAACCTTCCTATTATGATTGGATAATGAAAAATAATTTTCCTCTAAACACCAAACAAGAACTCACAAGAATAAAACTAAAAATGAGTATGCTGAATAAGTAG
- a CDS encoding tetratricopeptide repeat protein, giving the protein MKNDKFINSHFSRRLAMFLLFCVLAISFSDATAQRRNKKDRKKDKKEQSKVIQKEPIDGQVDNTLLAEQAFFEGMKEYIKEEYKRAIPYFEESLKNDGNNPTAYYQISLCYYRMNNLQEALMYAMEAKKMENENFYFLSHLATVQLDMRMLDAAERTYKQILAKIGGDEVTYLNLAALYIEMNEYKKAIQVYDRMEKELGLNQNVIRQKQILYLQMQDTESAINEGEKLILEFPGVIDFRLAQIELLLNQKRYPDAELLLNGIIKEQEEFPAQVHLMFAQVYHQQEKSEQEVESLKKAFQSKEIPLDSKLNLLMGLYQNANPNTEKGQKTIDMSSGLAQTLTQIHPKESSSFGVLGDFLLKQKKYKEAFEAYATALKNDPNNYSLWERTTQLALESQNYEYAISTSEDALEYFPNQPNLWFLNGVAYMSSTKNEEAITSLEQGKKMVFNNPELLSQFESQLGDIYYKDKNYKKADEAYEKALKQNPNNAHALNNYAYYLSLREEKMERATELGARLVKLYPNNATYLDTYGWVLFIKQDYKEAEKYLSLAALNTRSATIVEHHGDVLLELGKKQEAILEWKRALELDAGNKLLKQKIEKYVEN; this is encoded by the coding sequence ATGAAAAATGACAAATTTATAAACTCTCATTTTAGTAGGAGATTAGCTATGTTCCTGCTTTTTTGTGTTTTGGCAATTTCGTTTTCAGATGCTACTGCACAACGTAGAAATAAAAAAGATAGAAAGAAAGATAAAAAAGAGCAGTCAAAAGTGATTCAAAAAGAGCCTATTGATGGTCAGGTAGATAATACTTTGTTAGCAGAACAAGCTTTCTTTGAAGGAATGAAAGAATATATAAAAGAAGAGTATAAAAGAGCAATTCCTTATTTTGAAGAATCTCTAAAAAATGATGGAAATAATCCAACGGCATATTATCAAATCTCACTTTGTTACTACAGAATGAATAATTTGCAGGAGGCTCTTATGTATGCAATGGAAGCCAAAAAAATGGAAAATGAAAATTTTTATTTTCTCTCACATCTTGCTACTGTTCAGCTAGATATGCGAATGCTTGACGCAGCTGAAAGAACTTACAAACAAATTCTTGCTAAAATTGGAGGTGATGAGGTTACTTATCTCAATCTAGCAGCTCTTTATATTGAAATGAATGAATATAAAAAAGCAATCCAAGTGTATGATAGAATGGAAAAAGAGTTGGGATTAAATCAAAATGTAATCCGTCAGAAGCAGATTTTGTATTTACAGATGCAAGACACAGAGTCAGCCATTAATGAAGGAGAAAAACTAATACTCGAATTTCCAGGTGTAATTGATTTTCGATTAGCTCAAATAGAATTATTATTAAATCAAAAACGGTATCCTGATGCAGAACTTCTCTTAAATGGGATTATAAAAGAACAAGAAGAATTTCCTGCACAAGTTCATCTAATGTTTGCTCAAGTATATCATCAACAAGAAAAATCAGAGCAAGAAGTAGAAAGTCTCAAAAAAGCATTCCAGTCAAAAGAAATTCCTTTAGACTCAAAACTTAATTTGTTGATGGGATTGTATCAAAATGCAAATCCAAATACAGAAAAAGGACAAAAAACAATAGACATGAGTAGTGGACTTGCTCAAACTCTTACTCAAATCCATCCAAAAGAATCTTCTTCTTTTGGTGTTTTGGGAGATTTTTTATTAAAACAAAAAAAATATAAAGAAGCTTTTGAAGCCTACGCAACAGCACTCAAAAATGACCCAAACAATTATTCTCTTTGGGAACGAACTACTCAACTCGCTTTGGAATCTCAAAATTATGAATATGCTATTTCTACAAGTGAAGATGCTTTAGAATACTTCCCCAATCAGCCTAATTTGTGGTTTCTCAATGGAGTTGCTTATATGTCTAGTACAAAAAATGAAGAAGCAATTACATCATTAGAACAAGGTAAAAAAATGGTTTTCAATAATCCAGAACTTTTAAGCCAATTCGAATCACAGTTAGGGGATATTTACTATAAAGATAAAAACTATAAAAAAGCTGATGAAGCCTACGAAAAGGCACTAAAACAAAATCCAAATAATGCACATGCGCTAAATAATTATGCTTATTATCTTTCTTTGAGGGAAGAAAAAATGGAACGTGCAACTGAGCTAGGAGCAAGACTTGTAAAGCTATATCCTAATAATGCTACTTATTTAGATACTTATGGTTGGGTTTTATTTATTAAGCAAGACTATAAAGAAGCCGAAAAATATTTGTCTTTAGCTGCTCTGAACACAAGAAGTGCAACCATTGTCGAACATCATGGCGATGTGCTTTTAGAGTTAGGAAAAAAACAGGAAGCTATCTTGGAATGGAAAAGAGCTCTTGAATTAGATGCTGGGAATAAATTACTAAAACAGAAAATAGAAAAGTATGTGGAAAACTAA
- a CDS encoding sugar phosphate nucleotidyltransferase, producing MKIIIPMAGRGSRLRPHTLTVPKPLVPVVGKPIVERLVEDLARSSKEKIEEIAFIIGDFGEEAEKELLKVAENAGSKGKIYHQDAPLGTAHAIMCAKESLSGNIIVAFADTLFKADFSINTENDGVIWVQKVADPSAYGVVQLDEHEVINNFVEKPKDFVSDLAIIGIYYFRDGEYLRSELQYVIDNNIKDKGEYQLTTALENMRQKGTKFRTGQVEEWLDCGNKDAVVFTNQRYLEYLTDRKTETLVSPSANIENSVIIEPVFLAEGVHLKNSVVGPHVSIGKNTHIHNSRVQNSVIQSDTLVENALLENTMLGNFVKYNGKSENVSLGDYSEVKK from the coding sequence GTGAAAATAATTATTCCAATGGCAGGACGTGGTTCTCGCCTTCGCCCTCATACACTTACAGTTCCCAAACCTTTAGTTCCTGTGGTGGGAAAGCCAATTGTTGAGCGTTTGGTAGAAGATTTGGCTCGTAGCTCAAAAGAAAAAATCGAAGAAATTGCTTTTATTATTGGAGACTTTGGAGAAGAAGCTGAAAAAGAACTTCTTAAAGTAGCCGAAAATGCAGGTTCGAAAGGCAAAATTTATCATCAAGATGCGCCTCTCGGAACAGCACATGCAATCATGTGTGCGAAAGAATCTTTGTCAGGAAATATAATTGTAGCCTTTGCAGATACGCTTTTTAAAGCTGATTTTTCGATAAATACAGAAAATGATGGCGTTATTTGGGTACAGAAAGTAGCAGACCCATCGGCTTATGGTGTCGTTCAGTTAGATGAGCATGAAGTAATTAATAACTTCGTAGAAAAACCAAAAGACTTTGTTTCTGACTTAGCAATTATTGGTATTTATTACTTTAGAGATGGCGAATATTTGCGTTCAGAATTACAGTATGTTATTGATAACAATATTAAAGATAAAGGCGAATATCAGCTTACGACAGCATTAGAAAATATGCGTCAAAAAGGAACAAAATTCCGTACTGGACAAGTAGAAGAGTGGCTAGACTGTGGAAATAAAGATGCAGTAGTCTTTACAAATCAACGTTATTTAGAGTACCTAACAGATCGAAAAACAGAAACTTTGGTTTCTCCGAGTGCCAATATTGAAAATTCTGTTATTATCGAACCTGTATTTTTGGCAGAAGGAGTACATCTGAAAAATAGTGTAGTTGGTCCTCATGTTTCTATTGGAAAAAATACACATATTCATAATAGCAGAGTGCAAAACTCTGTTATTCAATCAGATACGCTTGTCGAAAATGCACTTTTAGAAAACACCATGTTAGGTAATTTTGTTAAATATAATGGTAAGTCTGAAAATGTGAGTTTGGGAGATTATTCAGAAGTAAAAAAGTAA
- the dut gene encoding dUTP diphosphatase — protein MIENILQVKIINKSSNPLPFYQTEGSAGMDLYANIETPIELDSLERQLIPTGVFIELPLGFEAQIRPRSGLAFKHGISIVNSPGTIDADYRGEIKVLLVNLSKNKFVIQSGERIAQMVVAKHERINWQEVQNIEELSQTARGSGGYGSTGK, from the coding sequence ATTATAGAAAATATACTTCAAGTCAAGATAATAAACAAATCTTCAAACCCTCTTCCTTTTTATCAAACAGAAGGTAGTGCAGGAATGGATTTGTATGCAAACATAGAAACTCCTATCGAACTAGACTCTTTAGAAAGGCAACTTATTCCAACAGGAGTTTTTATAGAATTACCTCTAGGCTTCGAAGCTCAAATACGTCCTCGTAGTGGTTTAGCATTCAAACACGGTATTTCAATTGTCAATTCACCTGGTACTATTGATGCTGATTATAGAGGAGAAATAAAGGTTTTATTAGTTAACCTTTCTAAAAATAAATTTGTTATTCAAAGTGGGGAGAGAATTGCTCAAATGGTTGTTGCAAAACACGAACGCATAAATTGGCAAGAAGTACAAAACATAGAAGAGCTTTCTCAAACAGCACGAGGAAGTGGTGGATATGGAAGTACAGGCAAATAA
- a CDS encoding TetR/AcrR family transcriptional regulator, with the protein MGIAERKARERVHRRNAIVDAAEDVIFKHGFSVATMAQVAKAAELSKGTLYLYFKSKEELYRAIILRGFIILKKMLREAIKEGNSGYEKVIIVGRTYVEFSEKYPNYFTTILDYENDSFNLASAEAESLQALEEGNAVITILVKAIKEGAKDGSIAEQGNPFETAFVLWSQFTGVLQVMKRKINIIEHYFSLTKEDLLITHWRMVERMLK; encoded by the coding sequence ATGGGAATAGCAGAACGAAAAGCACGAGAGCGAGTGCATAGAAGAAATGCAATCGTTGATGCAGCCGAAGATGTAATTTTCAAGCATGGTTTTTCAGTAGCAACAATGGCACAGGTAGCCAAAGCTGCCGAACTTAGCAAAGGAACATTATATCTTTACTTCAAAAGCAAGGAAGAGTTATATAGAGCTATTATATTGAGAGGTTTTATTATTCTCAAAAAAATGCTTCGTGAAGCTATTAAAGAGGGAAATTCAGGATATGAGAAAGTGATTATTGTAGGAAGGACATATGTTGAGTTTTCTGAAAAGTATCCAAATTACTTCACGACTATTTTGGACTATGAAAATGACTCATTTAACCTTGCTTCTGCCGAAGCCGAATCATTACAAGCTTTAGAAGAAGGAAATGCAGTGATTACAATTTTGGTAAAAGCAATCAAGGAAGGGGCTAAAGACGGAAGTATTGCCGAGCAGGGAAATCCTTTTGAAACAGCTTTTGTTCTTTGGAGTCAGTTTACAGGTGTTTTGCAAGTCATGAAACGAAAAATAAATATTATTGAGCATTATTTTTCTCTTACAAAAGAAGATTTGTTAATTACACATTGGAGAATGGTAGAAAGAATGCTAAAATAA
- a CDS encoding endonuclease/exonuclease/phosphatase family protein: MKNTFLLSIISAAILFSCSPSKNTTEKGNTTSANEKTEVDSATKAIENMPTYNSNPSVHTVAFYNVENLFDTEDDPDTFDEAFTPTGKQKWTIERYQEKIKKIAKVISMIGDEDGAEIIGVCEVENEKVLKDLINDPQLKKYGYNYVHYDSPDERGIDVALLYKEPVFEVSSSKNYEAKLADNDKTRDVLLVSGKLEGEEIHFIVNHWSSRGGGEEKSRPKRMVSALVARQIVDDLEAKDPNAKILLMGDFNDEPFNESLTKGLQAVDSPDLKDKQLFNVLASLEKEGKGTYNYRGDWNMLDQMIINKGFFVANNDAKGWRYLDGNIYDKEFLKEASGKYKGNPFRMYVGTKFLGGYSDHFPIYVHLERQ, translated from the coding sequence ATGAAAAATACATTCTTACTTTCTATAATTAGTGCTGCTATTCTTTTTTCCTGTTCTCCTTCAAAGAATACTACAGAAAAAGGAAATACAACTTCAGCTAACGAAAAAACAGAAGTAGATTCTGCTACTAAAGCTATTGAGAATATGCCTACTTATAACTCAAACCCTTCTGTGCATACAGTTGCTTTTTATAATGTAGAAAACCTATTTGATACAGAAGACGACCCAGATACATTTGATGAAGCATTTACACCTACTGGAAAGCAAAAGTGGACAATTGAACGCTATCAAGAAAAAATCAAGAAAATAGCTAAAGTAATCAGTATGATAGGTGATGAAGACGGCGCAGAAATAATTGGCGTTTGTGAAGTAGAGAATGAAAAAGTATTGAAAGATTTAATTAATGACCCACAACTGAAAAAATACGGATATAATTATGTTCATTATGATTCGCCTGATGAGCGTGGAATTGATGTAGCACTTCTTTATAAAGAGCCTGTTTTTGAAGTAAGCTCATCAAAGAATTACGAAGCAAAATTGGCTGACAATGACAAAACAAGAGACGTCTTATTGGTTTCAGGCAAACTAGAAGGCGAAGAAATTCATTTTATCGTAAATCACTGGTCATCAAGAGGTGGAGGAGAAGAAAAAAGCCGTCCTAAACGTATGGTTTCTGCTCTAGTTGCTCGTCAGATTGTAGATGATTTGGAAGCTAAAGATCCAAATGCAAAAATTCTTTTGATGGGAGATTTTAATGATGAGCCTTTCAATGAAAGCCTTACAAAAGGTTTACAAGCCGTTGATTCGCCAGACTTAAAAGACAAACAACTTTTTAATGTCCTTGCCTCTTTAGAAAAAGAAGGAAAAGGAACATATAATTATAGAGGCGATTGGAATATGCTTGACCAAATGATTATTAATAAAGGCTTTTTTGTAGCTAATAATGATGCAAAAGGTTGGCGTTATTTAGATGGAAATATCTATGATAAAGAATTTTTGAAAGAAGCATCAGGAAAATACAAAGGAAATCCGTTTAGAATGTATGTAGGAACAAAATTTTTAGGTGGTTATAGCGATCATTTTCCTATTTATGTGCATTTGGAAAGACAATAA
- a CDS encoding SDR family NAD(P)-dependent oxidoreductase → MSRITNKIVLITGGASGIGKIMGRKCMEEGASELVIWDINQKGLDEVALEFGSKGYKVHTYKVDVSDLESIQSAASRVATEVGTIDILFNNAGIVVGKHFEDHSYEDIEKTVRINVLGVMHIARAFVAGMIKKGAGHIVNISSASAFTPNPRMSVYAGSKWAVLGWSESLRLEMEQINDRQKTDLHVTTVMPGYIDTGMFNGASAPLLTPLLIPEEIAEEIIKAVKSNEILVQEPFMVKLLPLLRGVMPARAYDFLAGNIFNVYNSMSKFTGRNEVSSTQKHSKDLGSATQEQEIPAIK, encoded by the coding sequence ATGTCAAGAATAACCAATAAAATTGTACTTATTACAGGAGGAGCAAGTGGAATCGGCAAGATTATGGGTCGCAAATGTATGGAGGAAGGTGCTTCCGAACTTGTAATTTGGGATATTAATCAAAAAGGACTTGACGAAGTAGCTTTAGAATTTGGAAGTAAAGGATATAAAGTTCATACCTACAAAGTTGATGTTTCTGATTTAGAGAGCATTCAAAGTGCAGCTTCTAGGGTAGCAACAGAAGTAGGAACAATAGACATTTTATTCAATAATGCAGGAATCGTAGTAGGAAAGCATTTTGAAGACCACTCGTACGAAGATATTGAAAAAACGGTTCGTATTAATGTTTTGGGTGTGATGCACATTGCTAGAGCATTTGTAGCTGGAATGATAAAAAAAGGAGCAGGACATATTGTTAATATTTCTTCAGCTTCGGCATTTACACCAAATCCTCGTATGTCTGTTTATGCAGGTAGCAAGTGGGCCGTTTTGGGTTGGTCAGAATCACTTCGTTTGGAGATGGAACAAATCAACGACCGTCAGAAAACAGATTTACACGTAACGACAGTAATGCCAGGGTATATCGATACAGGAATGTTTAATGGAGCTTCTGCACCACTTCTTACGCCACTTTTGATTCCAGAAGAAATTGCAGAAGAGATTATTAAGGCTGTCAAGTCAAACGAAATTTTGGTTCAAGAGCCGTTTATGGTAAAATTATTGCCTTTATTAAGAGGAGTAATGCCAGCAAGAGCTTACGATTTCCTAGCAGGAAATATTTTTAACGTATATAACTCAATGAGCAAATTTACAGGAAGAAATGAAGTTTCTTCTACTCAAAAGCATTCAAAAGACTTGGGAAGCGCAACCCAAGAGCAGGAAATTCCTGCTATCAAATAG
- a CDS encoding sulfite exporter TauE/SafE family protein, giving the protein MEYTIWVYLVLLAAGFLAGIINTLAGNGSILTITALSVAVGLPVGMANGTNRVGVTFQTLVGLRAFLKSGKTDFKGVWKIAIPTVIGSAFGAYVAVEVGKSNDIWLSRAIGGVMIFMLFLVLNNPKKWVEENKNRKELGLPWLFPIFLAVGFYGGFIQAGVGVIMLVVLMSVTSYNLTNANAVKLLLTLLLTIPAFTIFIWNGQVEWIAGLTLSVSQMLGAMWAAKFAIGHPKANYWIRAILIGIIIIAIIRFLGIYDFISEQIVSLL; this is encoded by the coding sequence ATGGAATATACAATTTGGGTCTATTTGGTCTTGTTGGCTGCTGGTTTTTTGGCAGGAATAATAAATACATTGGCAGGAAATGGTTCTATTCTAACAATAACAGCTCTTTCTGTTGCTGTTGGTCTGCCTGTCGGAATGGCAAATGGAACAAATAGAGTAGGCGTAACATTTCAGACTTTGGTAGGGCTTCGTGCATTTCTGAAAAGTGGAAAAACAGATTTTAAAGGTGTCTGGAAAATTGCTATTCCTACCGTTATAGGTTCTGCTTTTGGTGCTTATGTAGCCGTAGAAGTTGGTAAATCAAATGATATTTGGTTAAGCCGAGCTATTGGTGGTGTAATGATTTTTATGCTTTTTTTAGTTCTAAATAACCCAAAAAAATGGGTAGAAGAAAACAAAAACCGTAAAGAATTAGGGCTACCTTGGCTATTCCCAATTTTTTTAGCTGTTGGTTTTTATGGAGGTTTTATACAGGCTGGTGTGGGTGTGATTATGCTCGTAGTTTTGATGTCCGTAACAAGTTATAACCTAACAAATGCCAATGCTGTTAAGCTCTTGCTTACTCTTCTTCTGACTATTCCTGCTTTTACTATTTTTATTTGGAACGGGCAAGTAGAGTGGATTGCTGGTCTGACGCTTTCAGTTTCCCAAATGTTAGGAGCAATGTGGGCTGCTAAGTTTGCCATCGGACACCCAAAAGCAAATTATTGGATTCGTGCTATTTTGATAGGAATTATTATTATTGCTATTATTCGGTTTTTGGGGATTTATGATTTTATAAGCGAACAGATAGTTTCCTTGTTGTGA
- the rnhA gene encoding ribonuclease HI: MIEMYTDGAAQGNPGRGGYGTVLMAKSLGLRKEFSAGFRCTTNNRMELLAVIIGLEALKKPNMKVKVYSDSKYVVDAVEKKWVLGWEKKKFINKGEPRLNADLWKRFLEIYRKHQVTFQWVKGHAGIPENERCDELAVAAASNSNLPADEYYEKYQMK, translated from the coding sequence ATGATAGAAATGTACACTGATGGAGCAGCACAAGGAAACCCAGGAAGGGGAGGATACGGAACCGTTTTGATGGCAAAATCATTAGGACTAAGAAAAGAGTTTTCAGCAGGTTTTCGCTGTACAACCAACAACAGAATGGAGCTTTTGGCTGTAATTATCGGATTAGAAGCACTCAAAAAGCCAAATATGAAAGTAAAAGTCTATTCAGATTCAAAGTATGTAGTTGATGCAGTAGAAAAAAAATGGGTCTTGGGTTGGGAGAAAAAAAAGTTCATCAATAAAGGCGAACCACGATTAAATGCAGACCTTTGGAAACGGTTTTTAGAAATTTATAGAAAACATCAAGTAACTTTTCAATGGGTAAAAGGACACGCAGGAATACCAGAAAATGAGCGTTGTGATGAATTAGCTGTGGCTGCTGCCTCCAACTCAAATCTACCAGCAGATGAATATTATGAAAAATATCAAATGAAATAG
- a CDS encoding SpoIIE family protein phosphatase, which translates to MGFIEKYWQKISSLGIDSSMERGERKRVRLLNQINFLILFFVPPFIIIHFFTDVRVAFLVFLIGCGFAFNLYLSKIQKFAFLRILTFFLFWGTAVSFTILLGKESTIIDLFYAVAVSPFLVYSVKERTQIISLLTLSIVSALALYWLQELNQLPTFLVLSQTIHYILSTVIITLVIAVIAMMVASLSNSNEQSEKELLNTLKETEQLNTITQEQNEELTATEKSLQDALNQVEKDKKEIVIKNNELQSQEEEMRQTVEELTSVNEQLTKQENTLRLKAEENKLQLYQIEQQEELMRNSFEELQERTEQMQAQEAIMQQAMMEMNRINEELQTSEQRLEKEVERRTQQIGAQNQALEHSYLALEAKTRTLHQSINYAKHIQSAILPPKEIIKALFSDSFIFYKPKDIVSGDFYWVDRKVDESGNMRIAIAAVDCTGHGVPGAIMSMIGYNLLNQFSNQATLAEPHLLVEKLHNGVIQSLQQEHTENRDGMDLSICVYDSEKQTIDFVGAKNPLIYIQDNELHEIKGTNASVGGAFYRNKKIKFQKHTIDVSKPTTIYLYSDGYQDQFGGEKGRKFMKSKFKQMLFENHQKPMEEQHKLFKTTFSKWKENEDQVDDVLLIGLQLNT; encoded by the coding sequence ATGGGTTTTATCGAAAAGTATTGGCAAAAAATTTCCTCTCTTGGTATAGATAGTTCTATGGAAAGAGGAGAGAGAAAACGTGTACGTTTGCTAAATCAAATTAATTTTTTGATTCTATTTTTTGTACCTCCTTTTATAATAATACATTTTTTTACAGACGTACGTGTTGCTTTTCTAGTTTTTTTAATTGGATGTGGCTTTGCATTTAACCTTTATTTAAGTAAAATTCAAAAATTTGCTTTTTTACGTATCCTTACATTTTTCCTTTTTTGGGGCACTGCCGTATCTTTTACAATTCTCTTAGGAAAAGAATCAACAATAATAGACCTCTTTTATGCTGTTGCTGTTTCTCCTTTTCTTGTTTATTCTGTAAAGGAACGCACACAAATAATATCTTTACTTACCCTTTCCATTGTATCTGCACTAGCCTTGTATTGGTTACAAGAGTTGAATCAACTTCCTACTTTTTTAGTTTTGAGTCAGACCATACACTACATTCTCTCTACAGTTATTATTACACTCGTAATTGCTGTGATTGCAATGATGGTAGCCTCTCTTTCAAATAGTAATGAGCAATCAGAAAAAGAACTATTAAATACACTCAAAGAAACTGAGCAGCTAAATACAATAACTCAAGAACAAAATGAGGAATTAACTGCCACAGAAAAATCTCTTCAAGATGCTTTAAATCAAGTAGAGAAAGATAAAAAAGAAATCGTTATTAAAAACAATGAGTTACAATCTCAAGAGGAAGAGATGCGACAAACCGTTGAAGAACTAACAAGTGTAAATGAACAACTAACAAAACAAGAAAATACACTACGATTAAAAGCAGAGGAAAATAAACTTCAACTCTATCAAATAGAACAACAAGAAGAATTGATGCGTAATTCGTTTGAGGAATTACAAGAGCGAACAGAACAAATGCAAGCACAAGAAGCCATTATGCAACAAGCTATGATGGAAATGAATCGTATTAATGAAGAATTACAAACATCAGAACAGCGATTAGAAAAAGAAGTAGAGAGAAGAACACAACAAATTGGAGCACAAAATCAAGCCTTAGAACATTCTTATCTTGCTTTGGAAGCTAAAACTAGAACTTTACATCAAAGTATTAATTATGCAAAACACATTCAAAGTGCTATTTTGCCACCTAAAGAAATAATAAAAGCTCTTTTTTCTGATTCTTTTATATTTTATAAACCAAAAGATATTGTTTCAGGAGATTTTTATTGGGTTGATAGGAAAGTAGATGAAAGTGGAAATATGCGTATTGCCATCGCTGCCGTAGATTGTACAGGGCACGGCGTACCAGGGGCAATTATGTCTATGATTGGTTATAATTTATTGAATCAGTTTTCGAATCAAGCTACTTTAGCAGAGCCTCATTTATTAGTTGAAAAACTACATAATGGAGTTATTCAGTCACTTCAACAAGAGCATACAGAAAATCGTGATGGAATGGATTTGTCTATCTGTGTTTATGATTCTGAAAAACAAACCATTGATTTTGTAGGTGCAAAAAACCCTCTTATTTATATTCAAGACAATGAACTACACGAAATAAAAGGAACAAATGCAAGTGTAGGAGGAGCATTTTATAGAAATAAAAAAATAAAATTTCAAAAACATACTATTGATGTCAGTAAACCAACAACAATTTATTTATATTCTGATGGCTATCAAGACCAATTTGGAGGAGAAAAAGGACGAAAATTTATGAAATCTAAATTCAAACAAATGCTCTTCGAAAATCACCAAAAACCAATGGAAGAGCAGCATAAGTTATTTAAAACGACCTTTAGTAAATGGAAAGAAAATGAAGACCAAGTAGATGATGTTTTATTGATAGGTCTTCAACTTAATACTTAA